In one Pseudomonas hydrolytica genomic region, the following are encoded:
- a CDS encoding monovalent cation:proton antiporter-2 (CPA2) family protein, whose amino-acid sequence MAAEGNAGQLLGVVTLLAAAVVAVPLLKRIGFGSVLGYLAAGMMIGPFGLQLIHDPHTIIRVGELGVVMFLFVIGLELKPSHLWELRGQIFGLGSLQVVVCAVLLTFVGMAFGFPWQVSFVCAAGFVLTSTALVMQVLSERGDITEPRGQRIVSILLFEDLLIVPLLAVVAFLAPTEVVHEPTSPLWQRIGIAALSLGALVAIGLWLLNPLFRVLAQARAREVMTAAALLVVLGAALLMEIGGFSMAMGAFVAGVLLSESTFRHQLEADIEPFRGLLLGLFFLGVGMALDLQVVATNWMLITSGLLALMLVKALCIYAVARLAKSSHGDALDRAVLMAQGGEFAFVLFAEALKLRVISPEVNANMTAIVVLSMGVTPVALLLYRRFARAQSVSMDGVEPAQNLQGNVLIIGFGRVGQIACQAPLAQGAKLSIIEIDPEVIRAVEPYGFKAYYGDGARHEILHAAGAHHARAIIVCVNDKKAATRIVESTRHYCPQVKLLVRAFDREHALELVKHDADYIVRETFESALLLGRQAVLTLGASEHEADAVTEEVRMRDAERFALETTGGLFAGRALVLGNIERIEPPNQEARDAQ is encoded by the coding sequence ATGGCCGCTGAAGGCAACGCAGGGCAATTATTGGGTGTCGTTACGTTGCTTGCCGCCGCCGTGGTGGCAGTGCCGCTGCTCAAACGCATCGGGTTCGGCTCGGTGCTGGGTTACCTGGCGGCGGGGATGATGATTGGTCCCTTCGGACTGCAACTGATCCATGACCCCCACACCATCATTCGGGTGGGCGAGCTGGGTGTGGTGATGTTTCTCTTTGTGATCGGACTGGAGCTGAAACCCTCGCATCTATGGGAGCTGCGCGGGCAGATCTTTGGCCTGGGCAGCCTGCAGGTGGTGGTCTGTGCTGTTCTGCTCACCTTCGTCGGTATGGCCTTTGGTTTCCCCTGGCAGGTGTCGTTTGTGTGCGCGGCCGGTTTTGTACTCACATCCACGGCCTTGGTTATGCAGGTCCTCTCGGAGCGCGGTGACATAACCGAGCCGAGGGGGCAGCGCATCGTGTCCATTTTGCTGTTTGAAGACCTGTTGATCGTGCCGTTACTGGCGGTGGTGGCTTTTCTCGCGCCCACTGAAGTGGTGCATGAACCCACCTCACCGCTTTGGCAGCGCATAGGTATCGCCGCCTTGTCCTTGGGCGCACTGGTGGCCATCGGATTGTGGCTGCTCAATCCGCTGTTTCGGGTATTGGCTCAAGCCCGGGCGCGCGAGGTGATGACCGCCGCTGCGTTGCTGGTGGTGCTGGGTGCGGCGCTGCTGATGGAAATCGGCGGGTTTTCAATGGCGATGGGGGCGTTCGTTGCCGGCGTGCTGCTGTCGGAATCCACATTTCGCCACCAGCTGGAGGCCGACATAGAGCCGTTTCGCGGTCTGCTGCTGGGGCTGTTTTTTCTTGGCGTCGGCATGGCGTTGGATCTGCAAGTGGTGGCCACGAACTGGATGCTCATCACCTCTGGTCTGCTGGCGCTGATGCTGGTCAAGGCGCTGTGTATTTATGCGGTCGCGCGCCTCGCGAAGAGCTCCCATGGCGACGCGCTGGATCGCGCCGTGCTTATGGCGCAGGGGGGCGAATTTGCTTTTGTGCTGTTTGCCGAGGCGCTCAAGCTCAGGGTCATCAGTCCCGAGGTCAACGCCAATATGACGGCTATCGTGGTGCTCTCCATGGGCGTTACGCCGGTGGCCTTACTGCTGTACAGGCGGTTTGCGCGCGCACAAAGCGTTTCCATGGACGGCGTGGAGCCCGCACAGAATCTGCAAGGCAATGTACTCATCATCGGCTTTGGCCGCGTGGGGCAGATTGCCTGCCAGGCACCGCTCGCTCAGGGAGCGAAACTTTCCATCATCGAGATAGATCCGGAGGTGATCCGCGCCGTGGAACCCTATGGTTTCAAGGCCTATTACGGTGATGGTGCCCGCCATGAAATATTGCACGCTGCCGGTGCTCATCACGCCCGCGCCATCATCGTTTGTGTGAACGACAAGAAAGCCGCGACACGCATAGTCGAAAGTACGCGGCATTACTGCCCGCAAGTGAAATTGCTGGTGCGTGCCTTTGACCGCGAACATGCGCTGGAGCTGGTCAAGCACGACGCGGACTACATAGTGCGGGAAACCTTTGAGTCGGCCCTGCTGCTCGGCCGTCAGGCCGTGCTGACGCTGGGGGCGTCTGAGCACGAAGCCGACGCGGTGACCGAGGAAGTGCGCATGCGCGATGCCGAGCGTTTTGCCCTGGAAACAACGGGTGGTCTGTTTGCCGGGCGAGCGTTGGTACTGGGAAATATCGAGCGTATCGAACCGCCGAACCAAGAAGCGCGGGACGCCCAGTGA
- a CDS encoding Bax inhibitor-1/YccA family protein, translating into MQERDYVLNHSQADQLEVSKVLRNTYGLLAITLAFSGLVAFLSQRANVPYPNFFVVLIGFYGLFFLTYKLRNSAWGLVSTFALTGFMGFTLGPILNRYLGMANGAEVISSAFSMTALVFFGLSAYVLTTRKDMSFLSGFITAGFFVLLAAVLASFFFQISGLHLAISAGFVLFSSVCILFQTSAIIHGGERNYIMATISLYVSIYNLFVSLLQIFGIMGGDD; encoded by the coding sequence ATGCAAGAGCGAGACTACGTACTAAATCATTCGCAGGCTGACCAGCTGGAAGTCAGCAAGGTGCTGCGCAACACCTACGGCCTGCTGGCCATCACCCTGGCCTTCAGCGGCCTGGTCGCTTTCCTCAGCCAACGCGCCAACGTGCCGTACCCGAACTTCTTCGTGGTGCTGATCGGCTTCTACGGCCTGTTCTTCCTCACCTACAAGCTGCGTAACTCGGCCTGGGGTCTGGTTTCCACCTTCGCCCTGACCGGTTTCATGGGCTTCACCCTCGGCCCGATCCTCAACCGTTACCTGGGCATGGCCAACGGTGCGGAGGTGATCAGCTCGGCGTTCTCCATGACCGCGCTGGTGTTCTTCGGTCTGTCCGCCTACGTGCTGACCACCCGCAAGGACATGAGCTTCCTCAGCGGCTTCATCACTGCCGGCTTCTTCGTCCTGCTCGCCGCCGTCCTGGCCAGCTTCTTCTTCCAGATCAGCGGTCTGCATCTGGCGATCAGCGCCGGCTTCGTGCTGTTCTCCTCGGTCTGCATCCTGTTCCAGACCAGCGCCATCATCCACGGCGGTGAGCGCAACTACATCATGGCCACCATCAGCCTGTACGTGTCGATCTACAACCTGTTCGTCAGCCTGCTGCAGATCTTCGGCATCATGGGCGGCGACGACTGA
- a CDS encoding site-specific integrase — MLAHGTRIGETRQAKWRHFDLIGKTWHIPAVDTKTKKAHTLPLTAQVCAFLARYRASQVARGYDGAYLFPGVQGRPFSEMQAQLAFTALSGEQWTSHDLRKTARTAWTDLGVDYLIGELLLNHALKALDVTYIHTTAEAQKRQALERWHAWLDERGFAALHSAAGVTDART, encoded by the coding sequence ATGCTGGCCCACGGCACGCGGATCGGTGAAACCCGCCAAGCCAAGTGGCGGCACTTCGACCTGATCGGCAAGACCTGGCATATCCCAGCCGTCGACACCAAGACCAAGAAAGCCCACACCCTGCCACTCACCGCCCAGGTGTGCGCCTTCCTGGCCCGCTATCGTGCTAGCCAGGTGGCCCGAGGTTATGACGGCGCCTACCTGTTCCCCGGCGTGCAGGGCCGCCCCTTCAGCGAAATGCAGGCGCAGTTGGCGTTTACCGCGTTGTCGGGCGAGCAATGGACCAGCCACGACCTCAGAAAAACCGCGCGCACCGCCTGGACTGACCTGGGCGTCGATTACCTGATCGGCGAGCTGCTGCTGAACCATGCGCTGAAGGCCCTGGACGTGACCTATATCCACACCACGGCCGAGGCACAGAAACGTCAGGCTCTGGAGCGCTGGCATGCCTGGCTCGATGAGCGCGGCTTTGCCGCCCTGCACAGTGCGGCGGGGGTGACTGACGCCAGGACATAA
- the tusB gene encoding sulfurtransferase complex subunit TusB codes for MATLHILSHSPFADSRLASCLRLLGANDALLLSGDAVYALQPDTANLQALQLIPASVALYALDEDLAARGLQAPERVSAVDYPALVELCTRYAKVNSWL; via the coding sequence ATGGCCACCCTGCATATCCTTTCCCACTCGCCGTTCGCCGACAGCCGCCTGGCCAGTTGCCTGCGCCTGCTCGGTGCCAACGACGCGCTGCTGCTCAGCGGCGATGCGGTCTACGCCCTGCAGCCCGACACCGCCAACCTGCAGGCGCTGCAGCTGATACCCGCCAGCGTCGCGCTCTACGCCCTGGACGAGGACCTCGCCGCACGCGGCCTGCAGGCGCCCGAGCGCGTGAGCGCCGTGGATTACCCGGCGCTCGTCGAGCTGTGCACCCGCTACGCCAAGGTCAACAGTTGGCTATGA
- the tusC gene encoding sulfurtransferase complex subunit TusC gives MSKSLLIISRQAPWSGPGAREALDIALAGGAFDLPIGMLFLDDGVFQLSTRQQPGNLQQKDLGANLQALPMFGVEDLYASQRSLAERGLDTAELNISVQRLDDSALTALLDRYDQVITL, from the coding sequence ATGAGCAAGTCGCTGTTGATCATCAGCCGCCAGGCGCCCTGGAGCGGCCCCGGCGCCCGCGAGGCACTGGACATCGCCTTGGCCGGCGGCGCCTTCGACCTGCCCATCGGCATGCTGTTTCTCGACGATGGCGTGTTCCAGCTGAGCACGCGCCAGCAGCCCGGCAATCTGCAGCAGAAGGACCTCGGCGCCAATCTGCAGGCCCTGCCGATGTTCGGCGTGGAGGATCTTTACGCCAGCCAGCGCAGCCTGGCCGAGCGCGGACTTGATACCGCCGAACTGAACATCTCGGTACAGCGCCTCGACGACAGCGCGCTGACCGCCCTCCTCGATCGTTACGACCAGGTGATCACCCTCTGA
- the clpK gene encoding heat shock survival AAA family ATPase ClpK produces MARKQCQICGQPATARVEANLNGRLTTMLLCDDHYRQLVRQQKRAISPLEALFGSRSGLFEDFLGSDFFRIGEESAPAAADADEVVDASFGEPASTASGAPRRRGSGLASRISEHSEALLQEASKHAADFGRSEVDTEHLLLALADSDVIKTILSQFKIKVDDLKRQIEAEAKRGDKPFEGEIGVSPRVKDALSRAFVASNELGHSYVGPEHFLTGLAEEGEGLAANLLRRYGLTPQALRQQVNKVVGKGAEDGRAETPTNTPELDKYSRDLTKMAHAGKLDPVIGRAQEIETTIEVLARRKKNNPVLIGEPGVGKTAIVEGLAQRMVAGEVPETLRDKRLVELNINSMVAGAKYRGEFEERVQKVLKEIAEHQGEMILFIDEVHTIVGAGQGGGEGGLDVANVFKPMMARGELNLIGATTLNEYQKYIEKDAALERRFQPVMVPEPTVAQTIMILRGLRDTFEVHHKVSITEDAIIAAAELSDRYVTARFLPDKAIDLLDQAAARVKLSATARPVAVQELEAELHQLRREQDYLASRKQYDNAAEVGKRIEAKEAELKTQVEDWERERGSGSAEVKAEHVAQIVSRLTGIPVNELTVEEREKLLHLEQRLHERLVGQDEAVRAVADAVRLSRAGLREGSKPVATFLFLGPTGVGKTELAKALAESVYGNEGALLRIDMSEYGERHTVARLVGAPPGYVGYDEGGQLTEKVRRKPYSVLLLDEIEKAHPDVYNILLQVFDDGRLTDGKGRVVDFTNTIIIATSNLGSDIIQRRLKARGAAGEEYEKTKAEVMDVLRGHFRPEFLNRIDELIVFHALGREEIRHIVGLQLERVARNAASQGVTLTFDGTLVDHFAEEGYKPEFGARELKRLIRSELETALAREMLGGGIGKGDHAHVRWDDKSERVAFDREQPAPTSAEAPSESAQPPGPPRESSKGTRKKKSESGKA; encoded by the coding sequence ATGGCCAGGAAGCAATGTCAAATCTGCGGCCAACCCGCCACGGCGCGGGTGGAAGCCAATCTCAATGGTCGCCTCACCACCATGCTGTTGTGTGACGATCACTATCGCCAACTGGTGCGCCAGCAAAAACGCGCCATTTCCCCGCTGGAAGCCCTTTTCGGCTCGCGCAGCGGTCTGTTCGAAGATTTTCTTGGCAGCGATTTCTTCCGCATCGGAGAAGAGTCGGCACCGGCTGCAGCCGATGCCGATGAAGTGGTCGATGCGTCGTTTGGCGAACCAGCCTCCACAGCGTCGGGCGCGCCGCGCCGTCGCGGCAGCGGGTTGGCCAGCCGCATCAGCGAGCACTCCGAGGCTCTGTTGCAGGAAGCCTCCAAGCATGCCGCGGACTTCGGTCGCTCCGAAGTCGATACGGAACACCTGTTGCTGGCGCTGGCCGACAGCGACGTGATCAAGACCATCCTGAGCCAGTTCAAGATCAAGGTCGATGACCTCAAGCGCCAGATCGAAGCCGAGGCCAAGCGCGGCGACAAGCCGTTCGAAGGCGAGATCGGCGTGTCGCCGCGGGTGAAGGATGCGCTCAGCCGCGCCTTCGTCGCCTCCAATGAATTAGGACACTCCTACGTCGGGCCCGAGCACTTCCTGACCGGTCTGGCCGAAGAGGGCGAGGGGCTGGCCGCCAACTTGCTGCGCCGCTATGGCCTCACGCCGCAGGCCCTGCGCCAGCAGGTAAACAAGGTGGTCGGCAAAGGGGCGGAGGATGGCCGCGCCGAGACGCCGACCAATACGCCGGAGCTCGACAAGTATTCGCGCGATCTCACCAAGATGGCCCATGCGGGCAAGCTGGATCCGGTCATCGGCCGCGCGCAGGAAATCGAAACCACCATCGAGGTGCTGGCGCGGCGCAAGAAGAACAACCCCGTATTGATCGGCGAGCCTGGCGTGGGCAAGACCGCCATCGTCGAGGGGTTGGCGCAGCGCATGGTGGCTGGCGAGGTGCCCGAGACGCTGCGCGACAAGCGCCTGGTGGAGCTGAACATCAATTCCATGGTGGCCGGCGCGAAGTACCGTGGCGAGTTCGAGGAACGCGTGCAGAAGGTGCTGAAGGAGATCGCCGAGCACCAGGGCGAGATGATCCTCTTCATCGACGAGGTGCACACCATCGTGGGTGCCGGCCAGGGCGGTGGCGAAGGCGGGTTGGACGTGGCCAACGTCTTCAAGCCGATGATGGCGCGCGGTGAGCTGAACCTGATCGGCGCGACGACGCTCAACGAGTACCAGAAGTACATCGAGAAGGACGCCGCGCTGGAGCGGCGCTTCCAGCCGGTCATGGTGCCCGAGCCAACGGTGGCGCAGACCATCATGATCCTGCGCGGCCTGCGCGATACCTTCGAAGTGCACCACAAGGTCAGCATCACCGAGGACGCGATCATCGCGGCCGCCGAGCTGTCCGATCGCTACGTCACCGCGCGCTTTTTGCCGGACAAGGCCATCGATCTGCTTGATCAGGCTGCCGCCCGCGTGAAGCTGTCGGCGACGGCCCGCCCCGTTGCGGTGCAGGAGTTGGAGGCCGAACTGCACCAGTTGCGCCGAGAGCAGGACTACCTGGCCTCCCGCAAGCAATACGACAACGCGGCGGAGGTCGGCAAACGCATCGAAGCCAAGGAGGCCGAACTCAAGACGCAGGTCGAGGACTGGGAACGCGAGCGCGGCTCGGGCAGCGCCGAAGTCAAGGCGGAACACGTGGCGCAGATCGTCTCGCGCCTGACCGGAATTCCGGTCAATGAGCTGACGGTGGAGGAGCGCGAGAAGCTGCTGCACCTGGAGCAGCGGCTGCATGAGCGCCTGGTGGGGCAGGACGAGGCGGTACGCGCTGTGGCGGATGCGGTGCGGCTGTCGCGCGCGGGACTGCGCGAAGGCAGCAAGCCCGTGGCCACGTTCCTGTTCCTGGGTCCCACCGGCGTCGGCAAGACCGAGCTCGCCAAGGCGCTGGCCGAATCCGTCTACGGCAACGAGGGCGCCCTGTTGCGCATCGACATGTCGGAGTACGGCGAGCGTCATACCGTGGCGCGGCTGGTGGGCGCTCCACCGGGCTACGTCGGCTATGACGAAGGCGGCCAGCTCACGGAGAAGGTCCGTCGCAAGCCCTACAGCGTGCTGCTGCTCGACGAGATCGAGAAGGCCCACCCCGATGTCTACAACATCCTGCTGCAGGTGTTCGACGACGGGCGGCTCACCGACGGCAAGGGGCGCGTGGTGGACTTCACCAACACCATCATCATCGCCACCTCCAACCTGGGCTCCGACATCATTCAGCGCCGGCTGAAGGCGCGCGGAGCGGCCGGCGAGGAGTACGAGAAGACCAAGGCAGAGGTGATGGACGTGCTGCGCGGGCACTTCCGCCCCGAGTTCCTCAACCGCATCGACGAGCTCATCGTCTTCCATGCGCTGGGCAGGGAGGAGATCCGCCACATCGTCGGCCTGCAACTCGAGCGCGTGGCCCGCAATGCCGCGAGCCAGGGGGTGACGCTGACTTTCGATGGGACGCTGGTCGATCACTTCGCGGAAGAAGGCTACAAGCCCGAATTCGGCGCTCGCGAGCTCAAGCGACTGATTCGCAGCGAGCTGGAAACGGCACTGGCGCGCGAGATGCTCGGCGGTGGCATCGGCAAGGGCGATCACGCCCATGTACGTTGGGACGACAAGTCGGAGCGGGTCGCGTTCGACCGCGAGCAACCTGCTCCGACCAGCGCCGAAGCACCCTCTGAATCTGCGCAACCGCCGGGCCCGCCCAGGGAGTCGAGCAAGGGGACGCGCAAGAAGAAGTCCGAAAGTGGCAAGGCATGA
- the uvrC gene encoding excinuclease ABC subunit UvrC has translation MSVSFDSSAFLATCSGRPGVYRMFDAEARLLYVGKAKNLKKRLSSYFRKTGQAPKTAALVARIAQVETTITANETEALLLEQTLIKKWRPPYNILLRDDKSYPYVFLSDGEFPRLGIHRGAKKAKGRYFGPYPSALAIRESLSLLQKTFLVRQCEDSYYRNRTRPCLQYQIKRCKGPCVGLVSPEEYAEDVRHSVMFLEGRSNALSEELSASMEKASMALEFERAAELRDQISMLRRVQDQQSMEGGSGDVDVVAVLLNPGGACVHLISVRGGRVLGSKNFFPQVAIEEEGGEVLMAFLAQYYLGNAERDLPSELIVNVQHEDFATLIEAVESLRGRSLSISLRVRGTRARWQQLAVTNAEQALAARLANRQHLAERFEALATVLEMDEPPQRMECFDISHSSGEATVASCVVFGPEGPLKSDYRRFNIEGVTPGDDYAAMHQALTRRFSKIKDGEGKLPDVLLVDGGKGQLAMAREVLQELAVPDLILLGVAKGTTRKPGLEVLYLNDAEHEFTLPGNSPALHLIQQIRDESHRFAITGHRARRAKARRTSTLEEVAGIGPKRRRELLNHFGGLQELSRASAEEIAKAPGISKKLAELIYATLHSE, from the coding sequence ATGTCCGTTTCCTTCGATTCGAGCGCCTTCCTGGCGACCTGCAGCGGTCGCCCGGGCGTCTATCGCATGTTCGACGCCGAGGCCCGTTTGCTCTACGTGGGCAAGGCGAAGAATCTCAAGAAGCGTCTTTCCAGTTACTTTCGCAAGACCGGTCAGGCACCCAAGACGGCCGCGCTGGTCGCGCGTATCGCGCAAGTCGAAACCACCATCACCGCCAACGAGACCGAGGCGCTGCTGCTCGAGCAGACGCTGATCAAGAAATGGCGGCCGCCATACAACATCCTGCTGCGCGACGATAAGTCCTATCCCTACGTGTTCCTGTCTGACGGTGAATTCCCCCGACTGGGCATTCACCGTGGCGCCAAGAAGGCCAAGGGGCGCTATTTCGGCCCCTATCCCAGCGCGCTGGCGATTCGCGAAAGCCTGAGCCTGCTGCAGAAGACCTTTCTCGTTCGCCAGTGCGAAGACAGCTATTACCGGAACCGCACGCGGCCCTGCCTGCAGTACCAGATCAAGCGCTGCAAGGGGCCCTGCGTCGGCCTGGTCAGCCCGGAAGAGTACGCAGAGGACGTGCGCCATTCGGTGATGTTTCTCGAAGGGCGCAGCAATGCGCTCAGCGAAGAGTTGTCGGCCAGCATGGAAAAGGCCTCCATGGCCCTGGAGTTCGAGCGCGCCGCTGAACTGCGTGATCAGATTTCCATGCTGCGCCGCGTGCAGGACCAGCAGAGCATGGAAGGCGGCAGCGGCGACGTCGACGTGGTTGCGGTCTTGCTCAACCCCGGTGGCGCCTGCGTACACCTGATCAGCGTGCGCGGCGGCCGCGTGCTGGGCAGCAAGAACTTCTTCCCGCAGGTGGCGATAGAGGAAGAGGGGGGCGAGGTTCTGATGGCCTTCCTCGCCCAGTACTACCTCGGCAATGCCGAGCGCGACCTGCCGAGCGAGCTGATCGTCAACGTTCAGCATGAAGACTTCGCCACCTTGATCGAAGCGGTCGAGTCGCTGCGTGGGCGCAGCCTCAGTATCAGCCTGCGCGTGCGCGGCACCCGGGCTCGCTGGCAACAGCTGGCCGTTACCAACGCCGAACAGGCGCTGGCGGCGCGCCTGGCCAACCGGCAGCATTTGGCCGAGCGCTTCGAGGCGTTGGCCACCGTACTGGAAATGGATGAGCCGCCGCAGCGCATGGAATGCTTCGATATCAGCCATTCCAGCGGCGAAGCGACGGTCGCCTCCTGCGTGGTATTCGGTCCCGAAGGGCCGCTGAAGTCCGACTATCGCCGCTTCAACATCGAAGGCGTCACGCCCGGTGATGACTACGCGGCGATGCACCAGGCGCTGACACGGCGTTTCAGCAAGATCAAGGACGGCGAGGGCAAGCTGCCCGATGTACTGCTGGTGGACGGCGGCAAAGGGCAACTGGCCATGGCGCGGGAGGTGCTGCAGGAGCTGGCGGTGCCGGACCTGATTCTGCTCGGCGTGGCCAAGGGCACGACGCGCAAGCCGGGCCTCGAGGTGCTCTACCTGAACGATGCCGAGCATGAGTTCACCTTGCCGGGCAATTCTCCCGCGCTCCATCTGATCCAGCAGATTCGCGACGAGTCGCACCGCTTCGCCATTACCGGACACCGTGCGCGACGCGCCAAGGCCCGTCGTACCTCGACGCTGGAAGAGGTGGCCGGTATCGGTCCCAAGCGGCGGCGCGAGCTGCTCAATCACTTCGGCGGGCTGCAGGAACTGTCCCGCGCCAGCGCCGAGGAAATCGCCAAAGCGCCGGGAATCAGCAAAAAGCTCGCAGAGTTGATTTATGCCACCCTGCACAGCGAGTAG
- the gacA gene encoding response regulator transcription factor GacA — protein MIRVLVVDDHDLVRTGITRMLADIDGLQVVGEACSGEEALLKVRELKPDVVLMDVKMPGIGGLEATRKLMRSHPDIKVVAVTVCEEDPFPTRLLQAGAAGYLTKGAALDEMVQAIRLVFAGQRYIDPQIAQQLALKSFQPQSKGSPFDLLSEREIQIALMIANCHKVQNISDKLCLSPKTVNTYRYRIFEKLSITSDVELALLAVRHGMVDAVS, from the coding sequence TTGATTAGGGTCCTGGTGGTCGACGATCACGATCTGGTTCGCACGGGCATCACCCGCATGCTGGCTGATATCGATGGTCTGCAAGTGGTAGGCGAAGCCTGCAGCGGGGAAGAAGCCCTGCTCAAGGTGCGCGAGCTCAAGCCCGATGTCGTTCTGATGGACGTCAAGATGCCCGGCATCGGCGGCCTGGAAGCCACCCGCAAGCTGATGCGCAGCCACCCCGACATCAAGGTCGTCGCCGTGACCGTGTGCGAGGAAGATCCTTTCCCGACGCGTCTGCTGCAGGCAGGTGCTGCCGGCTATCTGACCAAGGGCGCGGCGCTGGATGAGATGGTCCAGGCCATTCGCCTGGTCTTCGCCGGTCAGCGTTATATCGATCCGCAGATTGCCCAGCAATTGGCACTGAAGTCCTTCCAGCCGCAGAGCAAAGGCTCGCCGTTCGATCTTCTGTCCGAGCGCGAAATCCAGATCGCGTTGATGATCGCCAACTGCCACAAGGTACAGAACATCTCCGACAAGCTGTGCCTGTCGCCGAAGACGGTCAATACCTATCGCTACCGCATCTTCGAGAAACTCTCCATTACCAGCGACGTCGAGCTGGCCCTGCTTGCGGTACGCCACGGCATGGTCGACGCCGTCAGCTGA
- a CDS encoding phosphate-starvation-inducible PsiE family protein — protein sequence MNNSNQTGTTLERLRRDWAVMTFYERFEQAVAIILSAVIAVIILVSLAQLIQIVFSLLIIDAFNPLDHKIFQTVFGMIMTLLIAMEFKHSIVRVALRRDSIIQVKTVILIGLIALSRKFVILDPDVGPAKVAALAGATLALGLTYWLLRERDDRIV from the coding sequence ATGAACAACAGCAATCAGACCGGGACGACACTCGAACGACTGCGCCGCGACTGGGCGGTGATGACGTTTTACGAACGCTTCGAGCAGGCCGTCGCCATCATCCTTTCAGCGGTGATCGCGGTGATTATCCTGGTGTCCCTGGCGCAGCTGATTCAGATTGTCTTCAGCCTGCTGATCATCGATGCATTCAATCCGCTCGACCACAAGATCTTCCAGACTGTGTTCGGCATGATCATGACGCTTCTGATCGCGATGGAATTCAAGCACTCCATCGTGCGCGTGGCCCTGCGCCGTGACAGCATCATTCAGGTCAAGACCGTCATCCTGATCGGGTTGATTGCCCTGTCCCGCAAGTTCGTGATTCTCGATCCCGATGTCGGCCCGGCCAAAGTCGCCGCATTGGCCGGCGCCACTCTGGCCCTGGGGCTGACCTATTGGCTGTTGCGTGAGCGCGATGACCGCATTGTCTAG
- the pgsA gene encoding CDP-diacylglycerol--glycerol-3-phosphate 3-phosphatidyltransferase, whose product MNIPNLLTVLRVLLIPVFILLFYLPFSWSYWAASAVFAIAAVTDWLDGYLARRWEQGTPFGAFLDPVADKLMVAVALVLLTAEHSNLWLTLASATIIGREIVVSALREWMAELGARAHVAVSNLGKWKTAAQMVALVILLANPPQFTVWVILGYALLIIAAVLTLWSMLQYLLAAWPHLSTTSEKK is encoded by the coding sequence ATGAATATCCCCAACTTGCTTACCGTGCTCCGGGTTCTGCTGATTCCGGTTTTCATCCTGCTGTTCTACCTGCCGTTCTCCTGGAGCTACTGGGCCGCCAGCGCAGTGTTCGCCATTGCCGCCGTGACCGACTGGCTCGACGGTTATCTGGCCCGTCGCTGGGAGCAGGGCACGCCTTTTGGCGCCTTCCTCGATCCGGTTGCTGACAAATTGATGGTGGCGGTGGCTCTGGTGCTGTTGACGGCCGAACACTCCAATCTCTGGCTGACGCTGGCGTCGGCGACCATCATCGGTCGCGAGATCGTGGTGTCGGCATTGCGTGAATGGATGGCCGAGCTTGGGGCTCGTGCACACGTGGCAGTGTCCAATCTCGGCAAATGGAAAACTGCGGCACAGATGGTGGCCTTGGTGATTCTGCTGGCCAATCCACCTCAGTTCACCGTCTGGGTGATCCTCGGATATGCCTTGCTGATCATCGCTGCCGTGCTGACTTTGTGGTCGATGCTGCAGTACCTGTTGGCCGCCTGGCCGCACCTCAGCACCACCTCCGAGAAGAAATAA
- the tusD gene encoding sulfurtransferase complex subunit TusD, whose protein sequence is MKFAIALFAAPHLPASRRALRFAQAALDGGHEIVRLFFYQDGVHSAASNVVSPQDELDLPREWREFVTTNGLDAVVCIAAALRRGVLNAEEAQRYTRPAANLQAPWELSGLGQLHEAAQQADRLICFGGH, encoded by the coding sequence ATGAAATTTGCCATCGCCCTGTTCGCTGCTCCTCATCTGCCTGCCTCGCGACGCGCGCTGCGTTTTGCCCAGGCGGCGCTGGACGGCGGCCACGAGATCGTTCGGCTGTTCTTCTACCAGGACGGCGTGCACAGCGCTGCCAGCAATGTCGTGAGCCCGCAGGACGAGCTGGACCTGCCCCGAGAGTGGCGCGAATTCGTCACGACCAATGGGCTCGATGCCGTGGTGTGCATCGCTGCCGCCCTGCGGCGTGGCGTACTCAACGCCGAAGAGGCGCAGCGCTATACCCGCCCGGCGGCCAATCTGCAGGCCCCTTGGGAGCTTTCCGGCCTCGGCCAATTGCATGAAGCGGCGCAACAGGCCGACCGCCTGATCTGCTTCGGAGGCCACTGA